One Streptomyces sp. P9-A2 DNA window includes the following coding sequences:
- a CDS encoding MerR family transcriptional regulator: MTTDIEEPALTIDELAARAGVTVRTVRFYSSKGLLPPPVIGPRRVGHYGREHLARLALVEELQRQGMTLAAIERYLGQLPPDLSVRDLAIQRAVVASWAPDTVEEVSRGELERRAGRALGDEDLRRLAALNVVERDGEDFRVDAGLLRLGVELLDVPLTHETILEARTTLTEHARAAAQELSRLLRDAVAERDPRDVKSLSAHMHPLVVQALLTAFQRSLREELREWLDGGEGTGSAEAGTAGTAGTAGTAGTGG, from the coding sequence ATGACGACCGACATCGAGGAGCCGGCCCTCACCATCGACGAACTGGCGGCGCGGGCCGGGGTCACAGTGCGGACGGTCCGGTTCTACAGCAGCAAGGGACTGCTCCCGCCGCCGGTGATCGGGCCGCGCCGCGTCGGCCACTACGGGCGGGAACACCTGGCCCGGCTGGCCCTGGTCGAGGAGCTGCAGCGGCAGGGCATGACGCTGGCGGCCATCGAGCGCTACCTGGGGCAGCTGCCGCCGGATCTGAGTGTGCGGGACCTGGCGATCCAGCGCGCGGTGGTGGCCTCCTGGGCGCCCGACACGGTGGAGGAGGTGTCGCGCGGGGAACTGGAGCGACGGGCGGGGCGGGCGCTGGGCGACGAGGATCTTCGGCGGCTGGCGGCGCTGAACGTCGTCGAGCGGGACGGCGAGGACTTCCGGGTCGACGCCGGGCTGCTGCGGCTCGGCGTCGAGCTGCTGGACGTACCGCTGACGCACGAGACGATCCTCGAGGCCCGTACGACGCTCACCGAGCACGCCCGCGCGGCCGCACAGGAGCTGTCGCGGCTACTGCGGGACGCGGTGGCCGAGCGGGACCCGCGGGACGTGAAGTCGCTCTCCGCCCATATGCACCCGCTCGTGGTCCAGGCGCTGCTCACGGCCTTTCAGCGGTCGCTGCGCGAGGAGCTGCGGGAGTGGCTGGACGGCGGGGAGGGTACGGGGTCGGCGGAGGCGGGGACGGCGGGGACGGCGGGGACGGCGGGGACGGCGGGGACCGGAGGCTGA